The window TTATCCTTCAATTGAGATCTTCCAAAGTTAAGGGGATAAGTTCTTCAACGACTTTTCTGTAATGCTGCCGTTCTTTCACAGACATGGGAATCAACCCTTTGGACGTCAGATACCCTTCATCTCCCCAGGCATTTTCATTTGTGAACTCTTCCAGATATTCCCTCATGCCGGGAATGGTATCCACATGGGCCTTTTTAACATAGAAATACAAGGGCCGGGACACGGGGTAGAAGCCGTCGGCAATGGCCTCAAATGTCGGCTTCACGCCGTCAATGAAAGATCCCTGGATCTTGTCGGTATTCTGATCCAGGAAGGAAAAGCCAAAAATACCTAAGACTTCAGGCGCTTTGCTCAATTTGTCCACAATCAGGTTGTCGTTTTCTCCGGCCTCAATATACGCCCCATCCTCCCGGATGGTATGGCAGATCACCTTGTATTTTTTTTTATCTGTTTTTTTCAATTTCGCTATCCACGGAAACGTATTGGCCCCGCCCTCCATGACCAGTTCCACAAAAGCATCCCGGGTACCCGAGGTGGGCGGCGGC is drawn from uncultured Desulfobacter sp. and contains these coding sequences:
- a CDS encoding substrate-binding domain-containing protein, with amino-acid sequence MKKLTITSIILVLLMISGMIQVREGCARDYIFIVGSSTVYPFATVVAENFGKKTGFKTPMIESTGSGGGHKLFGAGIGIDHPDITNASARITKSQLEKDFKNGVKEVVEVKIGYDGIVVANSRLTQVYRLNRKDLFLALAKQVPVPRAKGELRPNPYTSWKQINPSLPDTKIEVFGPPPTSGTRDAFVELVMEGGANTFPWIAKLKKTDKKKYKVICHTIREDGAYIEAGENDNLIVDKLSKAPEVLGIFGFSFLDQNTDKIQGSFIDGVKPTFEAIADGFYPVSRPLYFYVKKAHVDTIPGMREYLEEFTNENAWGDEGYLTSKGLIPMSVKERQHYRKVVEELIPLTLEDLN